A part of Rattus rattus isolate New Zealand chromosome 4, Rrattus_CSIRO_v1, whole genome shotgun sequence genomic DNA contains:
- the Bdh1 gene encoding D-beta-hydroxybutyrate dehydrogenase, mitochondrial: MMLAARLSRPLSQLPGKALSVCDRENGTRHTLLFYPASSSPDTCRTYTSQADAASGKAVLVTGCDSGFGFSLAKHLHSKGFLVFAGCLLKDKGDAGVRELDSLKSDRLRTIQLNVCNSEEVEKAVETVRSGLKDPEKGMWGLVNNAGISTFGEVEFTSMETYKEVAEVNLWGTVRTTKSFLPLLRRAKGRVVNISSMLGRMANPARSPYCITKFGVEAFSDCLRYEMHPLGVKVSVVEPGNFIAATSLYSPERIQAIAKKMWDELPEVVRKDYGKKYFDEKIAKMETYCNSGSTDTSSVIDAVTHALTAATPYTRYHPMDYYWWLRMQVMTHLPGAISDKIYIH, from the exons ATGATGCTGGCCGCccgtctctccagacccctgTCACAGCTCCCAGGAAAAGCCCTAAGTGTCTGTGATAGAGAAAATGGGACAAG acACACACTGTTGTTTTACCCAGCCTCCTCCAGCCCTGACACCTGTCGGACCTACACCAGTCAGGCAGATGCG GCTAGTGGCAAAGCTGTCCTGGTTACAGGCTGTGACTCTGGATTTGGGTTCTCTTTGGCCAAGCATCTGCACTCAAAAGGTTTCCTTGTATTTGCTGGATGTTTGTTGAAG GACAAAGGTGATGCTGGGGTCAGGGAGCTGGACAGCCTGAAGAGTGACCGGCTGAGAACCATCCAGCTCAATGTCTGCAAcagtgaggaggtggagaaagcgGTGGAGACCGTCCGCTCCGGCCTGAAGGATCCCGAGAAGG GAATGTGGGGCCTGGTTAACAACGCAGGCATCTCAACGTTTGGGGAGGTGGAGTTCACTAGCATGGAGACATATAAGGAGGTGGCCGAAGTGAACCTCTGGGGAACCGTGCGCACAAcaaaatccttccttccccttctccgaAGAGCCAAAG GCCGTGTTGTTAACATCAGCAGCATGCTGGGTCGCATGGCCAACCCAGCCCGCTCACCATACTGCATCACCAAGTTTGGGGTAGAGGCTTTCTCGGACTGCCTACGCTATGAGATGCACCCTCTGGGTGTGAAGGTCAGTGTGGTGGAGCCTGGCAATTTCATAGCTGCCACCAGCCTCTATAGCCCTGAGCGTATCCAGGCCATTGCCAAGAAGATGTGGGATGAGCTGCCAGAGGTCGTCCGCAAAGACTATGGCAAGAAGTACTTCGATGAAAAGATTGCCAAGATGGAGACCTACTGCAACAGCGGTTCCACCGATACGTCCTCCGTCATCGATGCTGTCACCCATGCCCTGACTGCCGCCACCCCTTATACCCGCTACCATCCCATGGACTACTACTGGTGGCTGCGGATGCAGGTCATGACCCATCTTCCTGGAGCCATCTCTGACAAGATCTACATACACTGA